In the genome of Danio rerio strain Tuebingen ecotype United States chromosome 23, GRCz12tu, whole genome shotgun sequence, one region contains:
- the c1qtnf7 gene encoding complement C1q tumor necrosis factor-related protein 7 — MWTVVGVICLSQCIMGQVLEIRSKGAHPQLICSIPGLPGAPGKPGPPGACGEDGHIGIPGRDGRDGRKGEKGVKGDPGIRGRVGPTGRIGERGERGFIGKRGPEGDPGDLGPPGPLGHLGHKGDKGQRGPPGEPGICKCGSLVPKSAFSVGITSSYPTEKAPIKFNKILFNEGGHYNPETGKFICAYPGIYYFSYDITLADKHLAIGLVQNGEYRIKTFDANTGNHDVASGSTVMFLNPEDEVWLEIFYKDQNGLFADPGWADSLFSGFLIYADTNYMDTLAEDYR; from the exons ATGTGGACAGTTGTGGGTGTGATCTGTCTCTCTCAGTGCATTATGGGTCAGGTGCTGGAGATCAGGTCCAAAGGAGCCCATCCTCAGTTGATCTGCAGCATCCCAGGTTTGCCAGGGGCACCAGGAAAGCCCGGCCCCCCTGGAGCTTGCGGGGAGGATGGCCATATCGGAATCCCGGGAAGAGATGGAAGGGATGGACGGAAAGGGGAAAAGGGAGTGAAAGGAGATCCAG GGATCAGAGGAAGAGTTGGCCCGACGGGAAGAATCGGAGAGCGTGGAGAGCGTGGTTTCATTGGAAAGCGAGGGCCTGAGGGTGATCCAGGAGATTTAGGGCCTCCTGGTCCTTTAGGGCATCTCGGACACAAGGGGGACAAAGGCCAACGTGGCCCTCCAGGAGAACCCGGCATCTGCAAATGTGGAAGTTTGGTCCCCAAATCCGCTTTCTCAGTAGGGATCACTAGCAGCTACCCCACTGAGAAAGCACCTATAAAGTTCAACAAAATCCTCTTTAATGAGGGTGGCCATTACAACCCTGAGACAGGGAAATTCATCTGTGCCTATCCAGGAATATACTACTTTTCTTATGACATCACTCTGGCTGACAAGCACCTGGCCATTGGGCTGGTCCAGAACGGAGAGTACCGGATAAAGACGTTTGATGCCAACACCGGGAACCATGACGTGGCGTCTGGCTCAACAGTGATGTTTCTAAACCCGGAGGACGAGGTGTGGCTGGAGATCTTCTACAAGGACCAGAATGGCTTGTTTGCTGATCCCGGTTGGGCTGACAGTCTCTTCTCTGGATTTTTAATTTATGCAGATACAAACTATATGGATACATTGGCAGAAGACTACAGATAG